The window GAAGAGCTTGATCGCGCGGATGGCGTCGTCGTTGCCGGGGATCACGAAGCTGATGTCGTCGGGGTCGCAGTTCGTGTCGACGATGGCGACGACCGGAATGCCGAGCTTCTTGGCTTCGAGGATCGCGATCGCCTCCTTCTTGGGGTCGATCACGAACAGGACGTCCGGAAGCTCTTCCATTTCCTTGATGCCGATGAGGTTCTTCGCGAGCTTCGCCTTCTCGCGGTCGAGCTGGATGCGCTCCTTCTTGGTGAGGATCGCGTCCGAGCCCTCGACGAGCATCGCCTCGACTTCCTTGAGGCGCGAGATCGACTTGCGGATCGTCACGAAGTTCGTGAGCGTGCCGCCGAGCCAGCGGTTGTTCACGTAGAACATGCCGCAGCGGTTGGCTTCCTCGTAGATCGCGTCCTGCGCCTGGCGCTTCGTCCCCACGAAGAGGATGTTCTTGCCCTGCGACGCGACGTCCGTGATGAAGGCCGCGGCCTCGCGGAAGCACTTCAGCGTCTTCTGGAGGTCGATGATGTAGATCCCGTTGCGCTTGCCGAAGATGAACTTTTTCATCTTCGGATTCCAGCGCTTGGTCTGGTGGCCGAAGTGAACGCCCGCCTCGAGCAGCTCCTTCATCGTGATCTGGCTCATTCGTCCCCCATTACCTCTTCGAGAACTGGAACCGGGCGCGGGCGCCGCGCTGGCCGTACTTCTTGCGCTCCTTCATGCGCGAGTCGCGCGTGAGGAGGCCTGCCTTCTTCAGGGCGCCGCGGAGCTCGCCGTTGAACAGGCAGAGCGCGCGGGCGATTCCGTGGCGGATCGCGCCGGCCTGGCCCGCGCTCCCGCCGCCCTCGACGAGGGCGACGACGTCGAACTTCTCGACCGTCTCGGTGAGCTGCAGGGGCTGGCGGATGACCATCTTGAGCACGTCGTTCGGGAAGTAGTCCTCGAAGGTGCGGTCGTTGACCTGGACCGCGCCCTTGCCGGGGCGGAGGAACACGCGGGCGACGGATTCCTTGCGGCGTCCGACGGCCTGAAACTGGAGGTTCGTCACGGGGTGCGCTTCTCCTTCGTCCCGGTCAGACCGCGACGGCCGCGGGGGCCTGGGCGGTGTGCGGGTGGTGCGGACCCGCGTAGACCTTGAGCTTCTTGAACATCTTCCGGCCGAGCTTCGTCTTCGGGAGCATGCCCTTGACGGCTGCTTCGATGACGCGCTCGGGCTTCGTGGCCCGGAGCTTCTCGAACTCGACCGTCTTCACGCCGCCCGGAAAGCCCGTGTGGTGGCGGTAGAGCTTCGACTGCGCCTTGGCGCCGGTCAGGGCGATCTTCTCGGCGTTCACGACGACGACGAAGTCGCCGGTGTCGATGAACGGCGTGTAGATGGCCTTGGTCTTGCCCGTGAGGTGCCGTGCGACGAGCGTCGCGAGGCGGCCGAGGACCTTCCCGTCGGCGTCGACGATGATCCAGCGGCGGGTGTGGTCGGAAATCTTCGGGAGCGGCGTGCGAGTGCTCACGGGAACGGTCGTCTCCGGCCTCTAGCGGTTGTGGGGTTATCGACCCCGTTGGAAGATGCGGGGTCGGGCTCCGATGCGGATCCGGGGAAGCATCGAAAGACCAGAGCCCCTACGGCACACGACTCGCGGGGTTCAGCCAGGGACCCGAAACCCGCGGGGCAGTGGAAAATACCCTCCCTCCACGCCCCTGTCAAGTAACTCTCGGTCACAATAGGGCCATGCAACCCCGAATTCTCGACGGCGCCGCCGTCGCAAAGGCCCTCCGTGCAGAGGCCGCGGCCGGCGCGGCCCGCCTCGCGGCCCGTGGCGTCGTCCCGGGCCTCACGGTCGTCCTCGTCGGAGAGGACGCCGCCAGCGCGACGTACGTCCGAAACAAGGAGATCGCCGCGAAAGAGGCCGGGTTCGCGGGCCGGACCCTGCGTTTTCCCGCGTCTCTCGCGGAGGCCGAGCTCCTCGCGACGATCGACGGCCTGAACCGCGACGACGCCGTGGACGGCATCCTCGTCCAGCTTCCGCTGCCGAAGCACATCGCGACCGCCCGCGTCCTCGAGGCGATCGACCCGCGGAAAGACGCCGACGGCTTTCACCCGGAAAACGCGGGCCGCCTCCTGCAGGGCAAGCCCGCGCCGGTCCCGTGCACGCCGGCCGGAGTCCTCGAGCTCCTCAAGCGCGAGGACGTGCCGCTGCGCGGAACCCGCGCCGTCGTCGTGGGCCGGAGCGACATCGTCGGAAAGCCCATGGCGCTCCTCCTTCTCCAGAACGACGCGACGGTCACGGTCGCGCACTCGAAGACGAGGGACCTCCCCGCCCTGTGCCGCGAGGCGGACCTCCTCGTCGCGGCCATCGGGCGGCCGGGCTTCGTGACCGGGGACTTCGTGAAGGAGGGCGCCGTCGTCGTGGACGTCGGGATCAACCGCGTGACGACGCGCGCGGACCTCGAGCGGTTCTTCCCGGGCGACGCGAAGCGCGCGGCCGCGTTCGAAAAGAACGGCTCGACGCTCGTCGGCGACTGCGACCCCGCGACGGCGTTCCCCAGGGCCTCCCGCTACACGCCCGTCCCCGGCGGCGTCGGCCCGCTGACGATCGCGCATCTCCTCCTGAACGCGCTCCGGCTCTGCGAGGCGCGGCGCGGATGATCCTGAAGGTCGGACTCACGGGCGGGCTCGCGTCGGGCAAGAGCACGATCGCCGAAGGCCTCGAGAAGCGCGGGATCCCCGTGCGCGACGCGGACCGGATGGTCCACGAGCTCTACGCACCGGGCGCCGCCGGCGCGCGGGCGGTCGCGGCGGCGTTCGGACCGGAGTTCCTCGCCGCCGACGGCTCGGTCGACCGTCCGAAGTTGTCGATGACCGTCTTTCACGACAAGGCCGCGCTCGCGAAGCTGAACGGCCTCATTCATCCGCTCGTGCGGCAGGAGCAGGCCGAGTGGTTCGAGGAGCTCGCGCGGAAGGGCGAGCCGATCGGCGTCATCGAGGCCACTCTCCTCGTCGAGACGGGCGGACGCGAGCGGTTCGACGTCCTCGTCGCCGTGTCGGCGCCGGCGGACATGCGCCTTCAACGCGCCGTCAAACGCAGCGGCGAGACGGACCCGAACGAGTTCGTGAAGCGGATGTCGGCGCAGTTCTCGGACGCCGCGCGCGAAGAGGTGTCCGACATCGTGATCCGCACGGACGGCACCCGCGAGGAGCTCGAGGGAAAGATCGACCGCCTCGCGGACGAGCTGCGCGCTCGCGCGTCCGACGAGGGCGCCGGCCGCCGGAGCGGGTTCTTCAGCCGGCCGTGAGCGCGGCGCGCAGCGCCGCGAACGCCCGCAATGCCTTACGGCGGTGCGAGAGGGCGTTCTTCTCCTCGAGGCTCATCTCCGCGAACGTCCGCGTCTCCCCTGCCGGGATGAACAGCACGTCCCACCCGAAGCCGTTCTCGCCGCGGGGGTGGAGGGCGATCGAACCCTTCACGCGTCCCTCGGCCACGAGCACGTCCGGCTCGCGCTGACCCGGCCGCGCGACGGCGAGGACCGAGACGGCCTCGGCGCCGCGATCCGAGAAGCCGTCCAGCATCTTCGCGAGGCCCTCCTGGCCGAGGACGCCCATCGTGATCCACTTCGTGAGCGGGCCCGGGAAGCCGCCCCAGCCCGCGACCGCGAGCCCCGAGTCTTCGACGAGGACGGGAACGCCGAGCGCGTGCGCCGCTACGATCGCCTTGGCCCTCGCCACCTCGCGGAAGTCGAGGGACTGGATCTCGGGCAGGTCCAGCGCCTGCGCCGCGACTGCGCGGCCGAGAAGGGCCGAGGCCTCGCGCGCCTTGCCGGGGTTCGACGTCACGAAGACGAGGCCGGCGAGCACGTTGGTCACGAGACGGGGACGGGACGCCCCGAGGCGTCGAGCTTGAGGCGGAACGCGGTCATCCCCTTCGAGAGGCCCTTGAGCTTCTGCTCGCCGAGGGGCTCGAACGCGTAGTCCCCGCCCGCCTGGCGCGCCGTCTCCCCGCCGACGACCACTTCGTTGGCGCCCGCCACGGCGGACTCCAGCCGCGCCGCGACGTTGACCGTGTTGCCGAGGACCGTGTAGTCGACGCGGCGGTCGGACCCGATGTCGCCGACGAACGCCCGGCCGGTGTTCACGCCGACGCGGACCGCGACGGAGGGTTCTCCGGCCGCGACGCGCTGAACGTTCCAGGCGTGGAGGCTCTCGACGAGCTTCGCGGCCGCCGCGACGGCGCGGCGGGCGTGGTCGGGCTGCGGGATCGGCGCGCCGAAGAACGCCATCACGGCGTCGCCGATGAACTTGTCGAGCGTGCCCCCCTGCTCGAAGATCGCGTCGGCCGCGAACGTGAAGACGCGCTCGAGAAAGCGCGAGACCTCCTCCGGGTCCATCGTCTCGGCCGAAGACGTGAAGCCGACGATGTCCGCGAAGAACACCGTGACCTCCCGCGTCCTCACGCTCTCGACGCCCTGGGGCCCTCCCGTCACGATCTCGTCGACGACGCCCGGCGAGTGGTAGCGCGACAGGCGCTCGCGGATGCGCTCCTCGCGCTCGATCCGGCCCTGGAGGCGCGCGCGCTCGATCGCGACGGCCGCGAAGTTGCCGAGCGCGGTCAGGAGGTCGAGGTCGTCGGCCGTGAACGTGCCCGTCTTGAGCGGCGTGTCGACGTGCAGCGCGCCGATCACGCGGTCGCGGTCCCAGAGCGGCACGCACATCGCCGAGCGGATCTGCTGGATGCGGATGGACTGCCCGGCCTCGAAGCGGTCGTCCGCGAGCGCGTCGGACGTGAGCACGGCCACGCGGTCGCGCACGACGGACTCGACGATCGTGTGCGAGAACGAGGCCTCCGGGTCGGGCCCTTCCTTGCCGCGGCGCCTGGCGAGCGTCGGGGTGAGCCGGCCGTCCTCCTCGCGCAGGACGACGACGGCGCGCTCGGCCGGGAGGAAGTCGAAGAGAAGGTCGACGACCTTCGAGAGGATCTGCCCGACCTCCCGCGCTTCGATGAGCGTGCGGGCGACCAGGACCATCGCCTCGAAAACCTTCTCGCGCGTCGCGGGCCGGCGGCCCGCCATCGTCCCCGCGAGCGAGTCTTCTTTCGGGAGGGAGGCGGCGTCGAAGCCAAAATCGCGGTTGAAGTCCGCGATGGACCTGACGAACGTCGCGCTCGAGTCGCTGATCGACACCGACGCGCGCCCGCGGAACGTCGGTTGTTCCGTCACCGTGAGCGTGAAGGTCCCCACCGTGAGCACGTCGCCAGGATGGATCAGCGCCGACGGCGTGAACTCGCCGTTGACCTTGAGGCCGTTCGTCGACTTCAGGTCCTCGATCGTCCAGGCGCCGCCGCTCTCGGACAGGAGCGCGTGCTTGCGCGAGACGGAGAAATCGTTGAGGACGATCCCGTTCTCGCTCGATCGGCCGATCGACACGTCGTTTCCCGACAGCAGGTACCGTCGGGTCTGGCCTTCGACCTCGTAGACGAGCTCCATCAGCGGCATGAAGAGCCGCGATTATAGGTGCGTCCCGTCAGTCCGGAGGCGGTTCTCGCTCGGCGTGCAGCGCGAACTTGACGCGGATCACCTTCCAGACGGCCACCGCCTGCCCGGCGACGCGCGCGGGGCGGTAGGTCCACTTCCTCACGGCGTCGGTGGCCGCCTCCGTCATCCCGAACGGAGCCCCGGTCACGACCTCGATCCGCCCGATCGAGCCGTTCGCCTCCACGACGACGCGCAGCACGACGTCGCCGCCCAGCTTCATCTTCCTGGCCGCCTCCGGGTACTGCGGGTCGACGCGCGTGACGAGGACGGGAAGTTCGGATCCTTCGGGGAGCGCGGTGAGAGGCGCGGCCGGCGCCGCGCCCGACGTCGGCGTGGCCACCGGCGCGAACCCCGCCTCAGGGATCTCGCCGGCCGGCTGCGCCGTGACGCGCGGGGTGGGCCGCGTTTCGCGGTCCGGAACGCCGAGAGCCTGGACCTCGGGCGTGACGCCCTTGCCCGGCGGCGAGCCCGGCGCGGGCGCGACCGCGGACGGCAGGAGCCGGATCGAGCGGGCCGGCACGAACGCGAGCATCTTCCCCGCGAGGCGCACGCCGAAGAAGTCGTGGTCGGCGAGGACCACGTCCACGTCGTCGCCGTCCTCGAGCGTGCCCCAGCGCGCGGCGCCGTAGTCCGGAGCGAGGAGGATCGGGCACGGCTCGACGGCGCGCCCCGGCTGGGCCTCGAAGGCCTTGACGGCCTCGGCGCGCGCCTCGCGCGCCTCGCGATCGGCGAGTCTCTCGACGGCGGCGGCGGGCACCCAGACGTCTCCGCCTGGACCCGACACGCGCAGCAGGTCGCCCTTGGCCTCGCGGATCCTCACCGGCGTTCCGCGCACGAGCGTCGAGGGGGCCGCGGACTTCGCCTCGGGCTCGGTGCGCCCGGGGACCTTGTCGAGCGTCACGACCGCGCGGTCGTCCGCCGGAGCGCCGGGGGCGCCGGGCCGCGGTTTCCGGCACCCGGGCGCGGACGACGCGAGCACCGCGATCGCCGCGGCCCCGGCGAGGAGACGGGCGCGGAGGGTCAGGGCGCTCCCATCAGCGTGACGAGGATCGACTTCTGGACGTGAAGGCGGTTCTCGGCTTCGTCGTAGATCACCGAGCGCGGTCCGTCACAGACGTCGGCGGCGACTTCCTCGCCCCGGTGCGCGGGCAGGCAGTGCATGAAGACGGCGTCCTTGTGCGCATGGGCCATGAGCGCGCTCGACACGGTCCAGCCCGCGAAGTCCTTCACGCGTTTCGCCTGCTCGGCCTCCTGCCCCATCGACGCCCAGACGTCCGTGTAGACGACGTGCGCGCCCTCTACGGCCTGCACGGCGTCGTTCGTGACGAGCAGCTTCGTCCCCGCGGCGGCCGCGTCGGCCCTCGCGTTTGCCGTGACGCCCGCGTCGGGCTCGTAGCCCTTCGGCGTCGCGATCGCGACGTCGACGCCGCACTTCGGCCCGCCGTACATGAGGGAGTGCGCCATGTTGTTGCCGTCGCCCACGTAGGCCAGCTTGAGGCCCTTCAGACTCCCGAACTTCTCCGCCATCGTGAAGTAGTCGGTCAGCGCCTGGCAGGGATGGAGAAGGTCCGTGAGGCCGTTGACCACCGGGATCGTCGCGTACGTCGCGAGGTCGAGGACCGTCTGGTGCGCGAACGTGCGCGCCATGATCCCGTCCACGTAACGCGAGAGGACGCGCGCCGTGTCGGAGACGGGCTCGCCGCGGCCGAGCTGGATGTCGCGCGACGAGAGGAACTGGGCCGCGCCGCCGAGCTGCGTCATCCCGGCCTCGAACGAGACGCGGGTCCGCGTCGAGGACTTCTCGAAGATCATCGCGAGGATCTTCCCGGAGAGGGCCGCGCGGTACTCGCGCGGCCGGGCCTTGATGTCCGCTGACTGCGTGAGGAGCGCACCGACTTCGGCGGACGAGAGGTCGTGGATCGAGATCAGGTCTTTGCGTCGCATGTCTTTCCATTCTCACACCCGGTCGCGCACGAGCGGCATCGTCATGCAGCGAGGGCCTCCCCGCGCGCGGGAGAGCTCCGGGGCCGACATGAGGATCGCCTGTTTGACCGGTTTCTTTCGCTCGAGCGTCTCGCGCCCGAGCAGGAGGTCGTCGTCCGAAAGGATGCGGTAGCCGTGCCGCGCGAGCTCGTCCGCCGTCCGGATGTTGCGGTCGTAGCCGAGCACGAGGCCCGGCGCGAGCGCGAACAGGTTCGCGCCGTCGGTCCACTGCTCGCGTTGCTGGTCGATGGGGTCGGAGCCGCCGCACGAGATCGGCTCGAGGTCGATCCCGTGGGCGCGCAGCGCCGACAGGAGGTCGTCCTTCGTCGTCCACGACACCTCACGCCCCGTGAGATCGGCCTCGTAGACGTCGACCTCCTCGGCGCCTCCGGGCAGGATCATCGGCGCGTGGCAGAGACACTCTCCTTCGGAGAGCCGCGTGAAGATCGTGTCGAGGTGCATCGTCGCGCGCTGCGGCGGAATCGCGACCACGAGGATGCGCTTCACGGGCGACCTTTCCTTGCGGAGCGCCTCGGCGAGGCGCTCGATCGTGATCTTCTCGGTGCGCTCCGAGTAGCCGATCACGAGCGTCTCGGGCGACATCACGAGGACGTCGCCGCCCTCCAGCGTCGGCCGCATGCGCGCGAGGGACAGGCTCTTCTCCTCGGCGGCGAACTCGCGGAACCAGAACGCGTCGGAACGCCGGCCGAAACGCGGGTGGAACGCGAAGATCGCCCCCGAAAGGAGCGGCTCGCGCCAGCGGGCGCGCGTCGCCATCGCGCTCCGGATCACGCGGTCTCCGAGGACGACGGCCGGGTCGCGCTGGAAGAACCAGTTCGGAAGAGGCGGCAGAAGGTAGAGCGAGTCGAGCGAGCCCGTAATTTCGGGCCGCGGGTGCTCGATCCCCTCCACGAGACCGGCTGCGAGGCGGTCGGCCGGCAGGTCGTTCAGGGCGACGAGCACGGCGGGCGGCCACGCGAGCAGCGTTGCGAGCTCCGTGAGGATCGCGTTGCGGGCGCCCGCGTCCTGGAGGACTTCTTCGAGAAGGTCGCGGGCCTCGAGGACCTCGTCCGCGACGAACTTCAGGACCTGCCGGAAGCGCCGGTGCTCCTCGCGGGCGCGGGCCCCGAAGAGGATGTCGTCGAACAGGAGGTCCTGCATCATCGCCGGGACCATCCGGTCGATCTCGCGGCCGGGCTCGTGAACGAGAACGGTGCGCAGGCGGCCGATTTCGGATTCGATGCGAAGAGTCATGTCGGGCGGCCCCGGAGCCGCCTCGGTGATGCTAACCTGAGAGGCCTTCGGGGAGAGCGCATGGAAGAGGTCGCCTTCGTCGTCTGCCTGAACTGCGACACCCCCTGCTACTCGTTCGAGTACGAGGAGAAGAAGGGCGTCTTGAGCGCGTTCTGCGCCATCTGCGGCAACGACGACGTCAAGGAGTTCCGCCTTCCGACCGACGACGAGGTGGAAGAGGAATGAACGGATCGCCCGCGGACCGCTGGGAGAACCCCCTCACGACGCGCTACGCGTCCGCCGAGATGTCCTCCCTGTTCTCGGCGCGGTCGAAGTTCACCGCGTGGCGCCGCCTCTGGCTCTGGCTCGCCGAGGCCGAGAAGCAGCTCGGCCTGCCGATCCCCGAGGCCTCGCTGGAGGCCCTGCGCGCCCACCTCGTCCCGACTGACGCCGAGCTCGACGCCGCCGACCGCTACGAGCGCGAGACCAAGCACGACGTCATGGCGCACCTCCACGCGCTGGGCGACGTCGCCCCGGCCGCCAAGGGCGTCCTCCACCTCGGCGCGACGTCGGCCTTCGTGGGCGACAACGCGGACCTGCTCCTTCTGCGCGAGGCCCTCCGCCTCCTCGCGACGCGGACCGTGCGCGTCATGGGGCGGCTGGCCCGGTTCGCGCGCGCCTACCGCGACCTCCCGTGCCTCGGCTTCACGCACTTTCAGGCCGCGCAGCCCACGACGGTCGGCAAGCGCGCGTGCCTGTGGCTGCAGGACCTCGCGCTCGACCACCGCGAGCTCGTCCGCCGCGCCGACGAGCTGCGCTTCCTCGGCTGCAAGGGCGCCACGGGAACCCAGGCCTCCTTCGTCGCGCTCTTCGACGGCGACGCGGACAAGGCCGAGAGCCTCGACAAGCTCGTCGCGGACAAGGCGGGCTTCCCGGACCGCCTCCTGATCTCGGGCCAGACGTACACGCGCAAGCAGGACGCGCTCGTCCTCTCGGCGCTCTCGGGCCTCGCGTCCTCCGCCTCGAAGTTCGCGAACGACGTCCGGCTTCTCCAGCACCTCAAGGAGGTCGAGGAGCCGTTCGGGAAGAAACAGGTCGGCTCGTCCGCGATGCCGTACAAGCGCAACCCGATGAAGTGCGAGCGCATGAACGCGCTCTCGCGCTGGCTCCTCTCGGTGTCGGACAACGGAAACTGGACGCACGCGACTCAGTGGTTCGAACGCACGCTGGACGACTCGGCGAACCGCCGCCTCGCGCTCGCCGAGGCGTTCCTCTCGGCGGACGCGATCCTCCTTCTCTGGGACTCCGTGGCGGACGGCCTCATCGTCCACCCCGGCGTCGTCCGCCGCCGCCTCGACGCCGAGATCCCGTTCCTCGCGACCGAGAACGTGCTCATGGCGGCCGCGAAGAAGGGCGGCGACCGCCAGGCGCTGCACGAGAAGATCCGCGTGCTCGCGCAGGCCGCGGGCGACCGGATGAAGAACGAGGGCGCCGAGAACGACCTGCTGTTCCGGATCGCGGCCGATCCGACCTTCGGGTTGACTCCCGCCGAAATCCAGGCCGCGTCCGATCCCGCGCGCTTCATCGGGCGCGCGCCGGAGCAGGTGGACGAGTTCCTCGAGGTCGAGATCGAACCCATCCTCGCGAGCGACCCGGCGGCCGCCTCCGGCGAGACGCACGAGG is drawn from Acidobacteriota bacterium and contains these coding sequences:
- the rpsB gene encoding 30S ribosomal protein S2, encoding MSQITMKELLEAGVHFGHQTKRWNPKMKKFIFGKRNGIYIIDLQKTLKCFREAAAFITDVASQGKNILFVGTKRQAQDAIYEEANRCGMFYVNNRWLGGTLTNFVTIRKSISRLKEVEAMLVEGSDAILTKKERIQLDREKAKLAKNLIGIKEMEELPDVLFVIDPKKEAIAILEAKKLGIPVVAIVDTNCDPDDISFVIPGNDDAIRAIKLFTGKIADAVLEGLHAQEERFVGKVVHGDDEPMPTNFQVTEAGAAKPEGPAVPVQA
- the rpsI gene encoding 30S ribosomal protein S9, with product MTNLQFQAVGRRKESVARVFLRPGKGAVQVNDRTFEDYFPNDVLKMVIRQPLQLTETVEKFDVVALVEGGGSAGQAGAIRHGIARALCLFNGELRGALKKAGLLTRDSRMKERKKYGQRGARARFQFSKR
- the rplM gene encoding 50S ribosomal protein L13, translated to MSTRTPLPKISDHTRRWIIVDADGKVLGRLATLVARHLTGKTKAIYTPFIDTGDFVVVVNAEKIALTGAKAQSKLYRHHTGFPGGVKTVEFEKLRATKPERVIEAAVKGMLPKTKLGRKMFKKLKVYAGPHHPHTAQAPAAVAV
- a CDS encoding bifunctional 5,10-methylenetetrahydrofolate dehydrogenase/5,10-methenyltetrahydrofolate cyclohydrolase, encoding MQPRILDGAAVAKALRAEAAAGAARLAARGVVPGLTVVLVGEDAASATYVRNKEIAAKEAGFAGRTLRFPASLAEAELLATIDGLNRDDAVDGILVQLPLPKHIATARVLEAIDPRKDADGFHPENAGRLLQGKPAPVPCTPAGVLELLKREDVPLRGTRAVVVGRSDIVGKPMALLLLQNDATVTVAHSKTRDLPALCREADLLVAAIGRPGFVTGDFVKEGAVVVDVGINRVTTRADLERFFPGDAKRAAAFEKNGSTLVGDCDPATAFPRASRYTPVPGGVGPLTIAHLLLNALRLCEARRG
- a CDS encoding dephospho-CoA kinase; this translates as MILKVGLTGGLASGKSTIAEGLEKRGIPVRDADRMVHELYAPGAAGARAVAAAFGPEFLAADGSVDRPKLSMTVFHDKAALAKLNGLIHPLVRQEQAEWFEELARKGEPIGVIEATLLVETGGRERFDVLVAVSAPADMRLQRAVKRSGETDPNEFVKRMSAQFSDAAREEVSDIVIRTDGTREELEGKIDRLADELRARASDEGAGRRSGFFSRP
- the rdgB gene encoding RdgB/HAM1 family non-canonical purine NTP pyrophosphatase; its protein translation is MLAGLVFVTSNPGKAREASALLGRAVAAQALDLPEIQSLDFREVARAKAIVAAHALGVPVLVEDSGLAVAGWGGFPGPLTKWITMGVLGQEGLAKMLDGFSDRGAEAVSVLAVARPGQREPDVLVAEGRVKGSIALHPRGENGFGWDVLFIPAGETRTFAEMSLEEKNALSHRRKALRAFAALRAALTAG
- a CDS encoding GAF domain-containing protein; translated protein: MPLMELVYEVEGQTRRYLLSGNDVSIGRSSENGIVLNDFSVSRKHALLSESGGAWTIEDLKSTNGLKVNGEFTPSALIHPGDVLTVGTFTLTVTEQPTFRGRASVSISDSSATFVRSIADFNRDFGFDAASLPKEDSLAGTMAGRRPATREKVFEAMVLVARTLIEAREVGQILSKVVDLLFDFLPAERAVVVLREEDGRLTPTLARRRGKEGPDPEASFSHTIVESVVRDRVAVLTSDALADDRFEAGQSIRIQQIRSAMCVPLWDRDRVIGALHVDTPLKTGTFTADDLDLLTALGNFAAVAIERARLQGRIEREERIRERLSRYHSPGVVDEIVTGGPQGVESVRTREVTVFFADIVGFTSSAETMDPEEVSRFLERVFTFAADAIFEQGGTLDKFIGDAVMAFFGAPIPQPDHARRAVAAAAKLVESLHAWNVQRVAAGEPSVAVRVGVNTGRAFVGDIGSDRRVDYTVLGNTVNVAARLESAVAGANEVVVGGETARQAGGDYAFEPLGEQKLKGLSKGMTAFRLKLDASGRPVPVS
- a CDS encoding TonB family protein, yielding MLASSAPGCRKPRPGAPGAPADDRAVVTLDKVPGRTEPEAKSAAPSTLVRGTPVRIREAKGDLLRVSGPGGDVWVPAAAVERLADREAREARAEAVKAFEAQPGRAVEPCPILLAPDYGAARWGTLEDGDDVDVVLADHDFFGVRLAGKMLAFVPARSIRLLPSAVAPAPGSPPGKGVTPEVQALGVPDRETRPTPRVTAQPAGEIPEAGFAPVATPTSGAAPAAPLTALPEGSELPVLVTRVDPQYPEAARKMKLGGDVVLRVVVEANGSIGRIEVVTGAPFGMTEAATDAVRKWTYRPARVAGQAVAVWKVIRVKFALHAEREPPPD
- the argF gene encoding ornithine carbamoyltransferase; its protein translation is MRRKDLISIHDLSSAEVGALLTQSADIKARPREYRAALSGKILAMIFEKSSTRTRVSFEAGMTQLGGAAQFLSSRDIQLGRGEPVSDTARVLSRYVDGIMARTFAHQTVLDLATYATIPVVNGLTDLLHPCQALTDYFTMAEKFGSLKGLKLAYVGDGNNMAHSLMYGGPKCGVDVAIATPKGYEPDAGVTANARADAAAAGTKLLVTNDAVQAVEGAHVVYTDVWASMGQEAEQAKRVKDFAGWTVSSALMAHAHKDAVFMHCLPAHRGEEVAADVCDGPRSVIYDEAENRLHVQKSILVTLMGAP
- a CDS encoding arginine deiminase — encoded protein: MTLRIESEIGRLRTVLVHEPGREIDRMVPAMMQDLLFDDILFGARAREEHRRFRQVLKFVADEVLEARDLLEEVLQDAGARNAILTELATLLAWPPAVLVALNDLPADRLAAGLVEGIEHPRPEITGSLDSLYLLPPLPNWFFQRDPAVVLGDRVIRSAMATRARWREPLLSGAIFAFHPRFGRRSDAFWFREFAAEEKSLSLARMRPTLEGGDVLVMSPETLVIGYSERTEKITIERLAEALRKERSPVKRILVVAIPPQRATMHLDTIFTRLSEGECLCHAPMILPGGAEEVDVYEADLTGREVSWTTKDDLLSALRAHGIDLEPISCGGSDPIDQQREQWTDGANLFALAPGLVLGYDRNIRTADELARHGYRILSDDDLLLGRETLERKKPVKQAILMSAPELSRARGGPRCMTMPLVRDRV
- a CDS encoding adenylosuccinate lyase, whose product is MNGSPADRWENPLTTRYASAEMSSLFSARSKFTAWRRLWLWLAEAEKQLGLPIPEASLEALRAHLVPTDAELDAADRYERETKHDVMAHLHALGDVAPAAKGVLHLGATSAFVGDNADLLLLREALRLLATRTVRVMGRLARFARAYRDLPCLGFTHFQAAQPTTVGKRACLWLQDLALDHRELVRRADELRFLGCKGATGTQASFVALFDGDADKAESLDKLVADKAGFPDRLLISGQTYTRKQDALVLSALSGLASSASKFANDVRLLQHLKEVEEPFGKKQVGSSAMPYKRNPMKCERMNALSRWLLSVSDNGNWTHATQWFERTLDDSANRRLALAEAFLSADAILLLWDSVADGLIVHPGVVRRRLDAEIPFLATENVLMAAAKKGGDRQALHEKIRVLAQAAGDRMKNEGAENDLLFRIAADPTFGLTPAEIQAASDPARFIGRAPEQVDEFLEVEIEPILASDPAAASGETHEEVRV